A window of Apodemus sylvaticus chromosome 9, mApoSyl1.1, whole genome shotgun sequence contains these coding sequences:
- the LOC127692463 gene encoding intestinal-type alkaline phosphatase 1 codes for MQGNWVLLFVLGLRIHLSFGVIPAEEENPAFWNQKAKEALNVAKKLQPIQTSAKNLIIFLGDGMGVPTVTATRILKGQLTNHLGPETPLAMDLFPYMALSKTYNVDRQVPDSAGTATAYLCGVKANYKTIGLSAAARFNQCNTTFGNEVFSVMYRAKEAGKSVGVVTTTRVQHASPAGTYAHTVNRDWYSDAEMPSSALQDGCKDIATQLISNIDIDVILGGGRKFMFPNGTSDPEYPSDPDQSGTRLDKRDLVQEWLAKNQGARYVWNRDELIRASQDPAVTHLMGLFEPTEMKYDVNRNTSVDPSLAEMTEVAVNLLSRNPQGFYLFVEGGRIDQGHHAGTAYLALTEAVMFDSAIEKASQLTSEKDTLILITADHSHVFAFGGYTLRGTSIFGLAPLSALDDKSYTSILYGNGPGYVLDSGNRPNVSEAESGNPSYRQQAAVPLSSETHGGEDVAIFARGPQAHLVHGVQEQNYIAHVMAFAGCLEPYTDCGLAPPAGQSSSITNNASGQATVLRSLQLLVSMLLLVGTAMVVS; via the exons ATGCAGGGAAACTGGGTGCTGCTGTTTGTTTTGGGTCTCAGGATCCATCTGTCCTTCGGTGTCATCCCAG CGGAGGAGGAGAACCCGGCCTTCTGGAACCAAAAGGCGAAGGAGGCCCTGAATGTCGCCAAAAAGCTGCAGCCCATTCAGACATCAGCCAAGAACCTCATCATCTTCCTGGGAGATG GCATGGGGGTGCCCACGGTGACAGCCACCAGGATCCTAAAGGGACAGTTGACCAATCATCTAGGACCTGAGACACCCCTGGCCATGGACCTTTTCCCATACATGGCTCTGTCCAAG ACATACAACGTGGACAGACAGGTCCCAGACAGCGCAGGCACGGCCACGGCCTATCTCTGCGGGGTCAAGGCCAACTACAAGACCATCGGCCTGAGCGCGGCTGCTCGATTCAACCAGTGCAACACCACATTTGGCAACGAGGTCTTCTCGGTGATGTACCGTGCCAAGGAAGCAG GGAAGTCTGTGGGAGTGGTGACCACGACCAGGGTGCAGCACGCCTCTCCAGCCGGGACCTACGCGCACACGGTGAACCGCGACTGGTACTCGGATGcagagatgccctcttctgcactACAGGACGGCTGTAAGGACATCGCCACGCAACTCATTTCCAACATTGACATTGAT GTGATCCTCGGAGGAGGCCGGAAGTTCATGTTTCCCAATGGGACTTCAGACCCTGAATACCCAAGCGACCCTGATCAGTCTGGAACCAGGCTGGATAAGCGGGACCTGGTGCAGGAGTGGTTGGCAAAGAACCAG GGGGCCCGGTATGTGTGGAACCGTGACGAGCTCATTCGGGCGTCCCAGGACCCAGCAGTGACTCACCTCATGG GCCTCTTTGAGCCAACAGAAATGAAATATGATGTCAACCGAAACACCTCAGTAGACCCTTCCCTGGCCGAGATGACAGAGGTGGCCGTGAATCTTCTGAGCAGGAATCCACAAGGCTTCTACCTCTTTGTAGAAG GAGGTCGTATTGACCAAGGCCACCATGCGGGCACAGCTTACCTGGCACTGACTGAGGCCGTCATGTTCGACTCTGCCATCGAAAAGGCCAGCCAGCTTACCAGTGAGAAGGACACACTAATACTCATCACTGCTGACCACTCCCACGTCTTTGCGTTTGGTGGCTACACTCTTAGGGGGACCTCCATCTTTG GTCTGGCCCCACTCAGTGCCCTAGATGACAAATCCTATACCTCCATTCTCTATGGCAATGGCCCGGGTTATGTGCTTGATTCAGGCAACCGGCCCAATGTCAGCGAAGCTGAGAGTG GTAATCCCAGCTACCGGCAGCAGGCGGCTGTACCCCTGTCCTCAGAGACCCACGGCGGGGAGGACGTGGCGATATTCGCGCGTGGCCCGCAGGCGCACCTGGTGCACGGAGTGCAGGAGCAGAACTACATCGCGCACGTCATGGCCTTCGCAGGCTGCCTGGAGCCCTACACCGACTGCGGCCTGGCGCCCCCTGCCGGTCAGAGCAGCTCCATCACAAACAACGCATCCGGCCAGGCCACTGTCCTGAGGTCCCTGCAACTGCTGGTCAGCATGCTGCTGCTAGTAGGGACAGCCATGGTGGTGTCCTGA